One stretch of Narcine bancroftii isolate sNarBan1 chromosome 8, sNarBan1.hap1, whole genome shotgun sequence DNA includes these proteins:
- the atp5l gene encoding ATP synthase subunit g, mitochondrial — MAATGRRLVQRVVTGAPMLASAAVKYSRPRLATFWKYARVELTPPTPGEIPVAIESFKGLLASFKAGSYKQLTVKDAMRNTLVATEVLMWFYIGEVIGRGSLIGYNV, encoded by the exons ATGGCGGCGACAGGGCGGCGTTTGGTGCAGAGGGTCGTGACTGGAGCGCCGATGCTCGCCAGCG CTGCAGTGAAGTACTCAAGACCTCGTCTAGCTACCTTTTGGAAATATGCTCGGGTGGAGCTGACTCCTCCAACGCCTGGTGAAATCCCTGTAGCTATTGAAAGCTTCAAGGGCCTTCTTGCATCATTCAAGGCTGGGAGTTACAAACAACTAACTGTCAAG GATGCCATGAGGAACACACTTGTGGCCACCGAAGTTCTAATGTGGTTTTACATTGGTGAGGTCATTGGCCGAGGAAGCTTGATTGGATATAATGTCTGA